In Labeo rohita strain BAU-BD-2019 chromosome 16, IGBB_LRoh.1.0, whole genome shotgun sequence, one DNA window encodes the following:
- the rpz gene encoding protein rapunzel isoform X2 — MAEKQQIKETAAKVLCYVEKISSFASSIDPLFGIVTSVVGVVRKGLVEEEDNEMAKDFKQIHEKLETISEKNKQTLRQIRIDEINENYGKHEEIIKHQYNAFNTMVERVKLDPANSERHVDEFVKIYEKDGQDMSLDTYYRGLKGTTMFGKPILQVYLENCQRNKKVMEARCSHIAHLFYIGLMALMAYYAASEDDEDEVRDKWGPRVIEIQAKMQEVLDQCTEEN; from the coding sequence ATGGCAGAAAAACAGCAGATCAAAGAGACTGCGGCCAAAGTGCTGTGCTATGTGGAGAAAATCTCTTCCTTCGCCTCCAGCATAGATCCCCTCTTTGGGATTGTGACTTCAGTAGTCGGGGTGGTCAGGAAAGGCCTCGTGGAGGAGGAGGACAATGAGATGGCAAAGGACTTTAAACAGATCCATGAGAAACTGGAAACCATCTCAGAGAAGAACAAGCAGACCCTGCGACAGATCCGCATCGACGAAATCAACGAGAACTACGGTAAACACGAGGAAATCATCAAGCATCAATACAACGCTTTCAACACCATGGTGGAAAGAGTAAAACTGGACCCTGCGAACTCGGAACGTCACGTGGACGAGTTTGTGAAGATCTACGAGAAGGATGGACAGGACATGAGCTTAGATACATATTACCGCGGTCTGAAAGGTACCACTATGTTTGGGAAGCCCATCCTGCAGGTTTACCTGGAGAACTGCCAAAGAAACAAAAAGGTGATGGAGGCCCGCTGTTCTCACATCGCCCACCTGTTCTACATCGGCCTAATGGCGCTGATGGCCTACTACGCCGCCAGTGAAGATGACGAGGATGAAGTGAGAGACAAATGGGGCCCGAGGGTCATTGAAATTCAAGCCAAGATGCAAGAAGTTCTGGACCAATGCACTGAGGAAAACTAA